TATTCAGCGCCTCTTTTATGGGCCATAATCGCCAGTATGCCGGTACCGCAACCTGCGTCCAAAACGGACTTATCTTGGAAATCGATTTCCATTTCATGCTTTAGCATGAGGTAGGTTGTCTCATGATGGCCTGTTCCGAAAGACATTTTAGGATTGATTTCTATATCATAAGCATAGTCTTTATCAGGCTTATGGAATGATGCTCTGACAATGCATTTGTCTTCAACAGTAATAGGGTCGTAATTTTTTTCCCATTCTTCATTCCAGTTCTTGCGCTCGACATCTCCGATTTTGTATTCAATCGAAGTCATTTGAGAATATCTTTCAATAATTTCTTTTGCCGCTTCACTATCGTAATTGTCTTTGGCAGCATAAGCTGAAAAGCCTTTTTCTTCATCAATGAAGGAGTCGAATCCTGCGTTAGACAATTCTGCTTGTAGGATTTCTGCGAAGTATTCGTCGCACAATATTTTGATTTCTATGAAGTCAGTCATTTTATGTAGTGTTGGATAGCTTTTGGCTTGGTTTCAATGTGTTAATTGTTGCATCCGGCGTAGCCTGGTTCGTCAGTGAAATATAC
The Aureibacter tunicatorum DNA segment above includes these coding regions:
- the prmA gene encoding 50S ribosomal protein L11 methyltransferase, giving the protein MTDFIEIKILCDEYFAEILQAELSNAGFDSFIDEEKGFSAYAAKDNYDSEAAKEIIERYSQMTSIEYKIGDVERKNWNEEWEKNYDPITVEDKCIVRASFHKPDKDYAYDIEINPKMSFGTGHHETTYLMLKHEMEIDFQDKSVLDAGCGTGILAIMAHKRGAEYVEAYDIDPWCEENSKENFGLNHCEDIIIRTGTVESLSFNKKFDIVLANINRNVLLAEMDSYINLMKAEATLMLSGFYTEDVPLIQEKAESLGLSFVKSSEKNNWVSAIFEKRQQ